One genomic window of Streptomyces sp. NBC_01498 includes the following:
- a CDS encoding YccF domain-containing protein, which translates to MKTILNIIWLVLSGFWLFLGYVFAGLLLCVTIIGIPFGLAAFRIAVYALWPFGYTTVEKRDAGSPSFVGNVLWLILAGWWLALGHIFTGIALCVTIIGIPLGLANFKLIPVSLLPFGREIVRTDEAFAGW; encoded by the coding sequence ATGAAGACAATCCTCAACATCATCTGGCTCGTCCTGAGCGGCTTCTGGCTGTTCCTCGGTTACGTGTTCGCCGGACTGCTGCTGTGCGTCACGATCATCGGCATCCCCTTCGGCCTCGCGGCCTTCCGGATCGCCGTCTACGCGCTGTGGCCGTTCGGCTACACGACGGTCGAGAAGCGCGACGCGGGCTCGCCGTCGTTCGTCGGCAACGTCCTGTGGCTGATCCTGGCGGGCTGGTGGCTCGCCCTCGGTCACATCTTCACCGGGATCGCGCTCTGCGTGACGATCATCGGTATTCCGCTCGGCCTCGCCAACTTCAAGCTGATCCCGGTGTCGCTGCTGCCCTTCGGCCGCGAGATCGTCCGTACTGACGAGGCGTTCGCGGGCTGGTGA